A portion of the Stella humosa genome contains these proteins:
- a CDS encoding ABC transporter permease encodes MGAIRGYFRSPPAVIGLVLLLLVIAMAASAGWLFPRDPLALAGRPLVWPLENPRFWLGTDNSGRDIAAQIFHGARISLLIGMVATVIAILIGIVIGAIAGYYGGWVDTVLMRVTEAFQTLPNFLLLLVLVVVFGSTLTTVTIAIGVVSWPAPARLTRAEFLSLRNREFVQAGRTLGLRDARLIFGEILPNALPPVIVYASVVMAVAILLESALAFLRLSDPNVASWGNLIGLGRDVLRVQWYVSAIPGVAILVTVLAVSLVGQGLNDALNPRLKGR; translated from the coding sequence ATGGGCGCCATCCGCGGCTATTTCCGCAGCCCGCCGGCCGTCATCGGCCTGGTCCTGCTGCTGCTGGTGATTGCCATGGCGGCCTCGGCCGGCTGGCTTTTCCCGCGCGATCCGCTGGCGCTGGCCGGCCGGCCGCTGGTCTGGCCGCTGGAGAACCCCCGCTTCTGGCTCGGCACCGATAATTCGGGGCGCGACATCGCCGCCCAGATCTTCCACGGCGCCCGCATCTCGCTGCTGATCGGCATGGTGGCGACCGTCATCGCCATCCTGATCGGCATCGTCATCGGTGCCATCGCCGGCTATTACGGCGGTTGGGTCGACACGGTGCTGATGCGGGTGACCGAGGCATTCCAGACCCTGCCCAACTTCCTGCTGCTGCTGGTCCTGGTGGTGGTGTTCGGGTCGACCCTGACGACCGTCACCATCGCGATCGGCGTCGTCTCCTGGCCTGCACCGGCGCGGCTGACGCGGGCGGAGTTCCTGTCGCTGCGCAACCGAGAGTTCGTGCAGGCCGGGCGCACGCTGGGCCTGCGCGACGCCCGCCTCATCTTCGGCGAGATCCTGCCCAACGCCCTGCCGCCGGTCATCGTCTATGCCAGCGTGGTGATGGCGGTCGCCATCCTGCTGGAGAGCGCGCTTGCCTTCCTGCGCCTGTCGGACCCCAACGTCGCCTCCTGGGGCAACCTGATCGGCCTCGGCCGCGACGTGCTGCGGGTGCAGTGGTACGTCTCGGCCATTCCCGGCGTCGCCATCCTGGTCACGGTGCTGGCGGTGTCGCTGGTGGGGCAGGGGCTGAACGACGCGCTGAACCCGCGGTTGAAGGGCCGATGA
- a CDS encoding ABC transporter ATP-binding protein gives MTPVLVLDGLGVRLPPGADRSHALRDVSLSIAPGEILCVVGESGSGKSMTANAVMRLLPVGVAIDAGRVHFDGRDLATVSEAEMRGVRGAGIAMIFQEPMTALNPLRTIGDQIGEMFAIHTNLAKGAIRARVQALLEEVRIPDPVRAARAYPHELSGGQRQRAMIAMALALDPKVLVADEPTTALDVTTQAQILELIRDLQRRKGTGVLFITHDFGVVAEIADRVAVMQHGLVVEEGPAANVLENPQHPYTRQLIAAVPPLRAPPPRPLADEAILRIEGVSKTYRTGGFLGRGQRVTHAVKDVSLLLPKGGTLGIVGESGSGKSTLARCIVRLVDPDAGHVWFDGSDLATLPRAEMRQRTRHIQMVFQDPFGSLNPRRRAGELVAQGPIVHGAPRAQAMARARELFALVGLDPASADRFPHEFSGGQRQRIGLARALALEPSILVADEPVSALDVSVQAQVLALLADLRRRLGLSIVFITHDLRVAAQICDRVAVMKDGAVVEHGPVAQVFERPAHAYTRALLASIPGRAFGLGRNGGG, from the coding sequence ATGACGCCGGTCCTCGTCCTCGACGGGCTTGGCGTCCGCCTGCCGCCCGGTGCCGACCGGTCGCACGCGCTGCGTGACGTGTCGCTGTCGATCGCGCCGGGCGAGATCCTGTGCGTGGTCGGCGAATCCGGGTCCGGCAAGTCGATGACGGCCAATGCGGTGATGCGCCTGCTGCCGGTCGGCGTGGCGATCGACGCCGGCCGCGTGCATTTCGACGGCCGCGACCTCGCCACCGTCAGCGAGGCCGAGATGCGCGGCGTGCGCGGTGCCGGCATCGCCATGATCTTCCAGGAGCCGATGACGGCGCTGAACCCGCTGCGCACCATCGGTGACCAGATCGGCGAGATGTTCGCCATCCACACGAACCTGGCCAAGGGTGCCATCCGCGCCCGGGTCCAGGCGCTGCTGGAAGAGGTGCGCATCCCCGATCCCGTGCGGGCCGCCCGCGCCTACCCGCACGAGCTGTCCGGCGGGCAGCGCCAGCGGGCGATGATCGCCATGGCGCTGGCGCTCGACCCCAAGGTGCTGGTAGCCGACGAGCCGACGACGGCGCTCGACGTGACGACCCAGGCCCAGATCCTGGAACTGATCCGCGACCTGCAGCGGCGCAAGGGCACGGGCGTGCTCTTCATCACCCACGATTTCGGCGTGGTGGCCGAGATCGCCGACCGCGTCGCCGTCATGCAGCACGGGCTCGTGGTGGAGGAGGGGCCGGCCGCCAATGTGCTGGAGAACCCGCAGCATCCCTACACCCGCCAGCTCATCGCTGCCGTGCCGCCCCTGCGCGCGCCGCCACCGCGCCCGCTGGCGGACGAGGCGATCCTGCGCATCGAGGGGGTGTCGAAGACCTATCGCACCGGCGGCTTCCTCGGCCGTGGCCAGCGGGTGACGCATGCGGTGAAGGACGTGTCGCTGCTGCTGCCCAAGGGCGGCACGCTCGGCATCGTCGGCGAATCCGGGTCTGGCAAGTCGACGCTGGCGCGCTGCATCGTCCGTCTGGTGGACCCCGACGCGGGCCATGTCTGGTTCGACGGCAGCGACCTGGCGACCCTGCCGCGGGCGGAGATGCGCCAGCGCACGCGCCACATCCAGATGGTGTTCCAGGACCCGTTCGGGTCGCTGAACCCGCGCCGGCGGGCGGGCGAACTGGTGGCCCAGGGGCCGATCGTCCACGGCGCGCCACGCGCCCAGGCGATGGCACGCGCGCGCGAACTCTTTGCCCTGGTCGGCCTCGACCCGGCGTCGGCCGACCGCTTCCCGCACGAGTTCTCGGGCGGGCAGCGCCAGCGCATCGGCCTTGCCCGCGCGCTGGCGCTCGAGCCCTCGATCCTGGTCGCGGACGAGCCGGTGTCGGCGCTGGACGTATCGGTCCAGGCGCAGGTGCTGGCGCTGCTGGCCGACCTGCGCCGGCGGCTTGGCCTGTCGATCGTCTTCATCACCCACGACCTGCGCGTGGCAGCCCAGATCTGCGACCGGGTGGCGGTGATGAAGGATGGCGCGGTGGTGGAGCATGGCCCCGTTGCCCAGGTGTTCGAGCGTCCGGCCCATGCCTATACCCGGGCTCTCCTGGCCTCGATCCCCGGCCGCGCCTTCGGCCTCGGCCGGAATGGTGGCGGATAG
- a CDS encoding ABC transporter permease yields MRVLSLAGRRLAASLPTLFLILVGVFLLLQFAPGDTVDAMMAQMGGGDAATARELRQFYGLDLSVPVQLGNYLWRLVRLDLGFSSIYGKPVATVIAERLPATILLMTASLSFAFFAGLVLGVIAARGVNKWPDTIISTLGLVFYATPSFWFGLMAIVVFSIYLQWLPAGGLEDITRIQSGIWRTLDIARHLVLPTLTLGLIFLAIYLRIMRASMLEVLNLDFVRTARAKGLDETRVIVRHVLRNALLPMVTLIGLQAGTMLGGSVVVESVFSLPGLGRLAYESVIQRDLNTLLGIVFVSALLVIVVNFAVDLVYARLDPRIGTGD; encoded by the coding sequence ATGCGGGTCCTTTCCCTGGCGGGGCGGCGCCTGGCCGCCTCGCTGCCAACCCTGTTCCTGATCCTGGTCGGGGTCTTCCTGCTGCTCCAGTTCGCGCCGGGCGACACGGTCGACGCGATGATGGCGCAGATGGGGGGCGGGGACGCCGCCACCGCGCGCGAGTTGCGGCAGTTCTACGGGCTCGACCTGTCGGTGCCGGTCCAGCTCGGCAACTATCTGTGGCGGCTGGTGCGGCTCGACCTCGGCTTCTCGTCGATCTACGGCAAGCCGGTCGCGACCGTCATCGCCGAGCGGCTGCCGGCCACCATCCTGCTGATGACGGCCTCGCTGTCCTTTGCCTTCTTCGCCGGGCTGGTGCTGGGGGTGATCGCGGCGCGCGGGGTCAACAAGTGGCCCGACACTATCATCTCGACGCTGGGCCTGGTCTTCTACGCCACGCCCTCCTTCTGGTTCGGCCTGATGGCGATCGTCGTCTTCTCGATCTACCTGCAATGGCTGCCGGCGGGCGGGCTGGAGGACATCACCCGCATCCAGTCCGGCATCTGGCGCACCCTCGATATCGCCCGCCACCTCGTACTGCCGACGCTGACGCTGGGGCTGATCTTCCTGGCGATCTATCTGCGCATCATGCGGGCCTCGATGCTGGAGGTCCTCAACCTCGACTTCGTGCGTACCGCGCGGGCCAAGGGGCTGGACGAGACCCGCGTCATCGTCCGCCACGTGCTGCGCAACGCGCTGCTGCCGATGGTGACGCTGATCGGGCTGCAGGCCGGCACGATGCTGGGCGGCTCGGTGGTGGTGGAGAGCGTCTTCTCGCTGCCGGGCCTCGGGCGGCTCGCCTACGAGTCCGTGATCCAGCGCGACCTGAACACCCTGCTCGGCATCGTCTTCGTGTCGGCCTTGCTGGTGATCGTGGTCAATTTCGCGGTCGATCTGGTCTATGCCCGGCTCGATCCGCGGATCGGCACGGGGGACTGA